The sequence ATGGAACGATCTGATCATCTTCACCATGCAGAACAAGTACCGGTACATCCACACTCTTCAGGTCTTCCGTAAAATCGGTCTCTGAAAAAGCCTTGATACAATCGTAATGGGCTTTTATGCCACCCATCATACCCTGGCGCCACCAGTTATCCCGAATGCCCTGCGATATGGTTGCACCTTCCCGATTGTAGCCATAGAAGGGAATGGTAAAATCCTGAAAATATTGGGGTCGTTTTGTGGCAGTACCTTCCCGAATTTCATCGAATATAGCCATGGGAATACCATCCGGATTTGCTTCGGTTTGCACCATGAGTGGCGTAACGGCACTGATCAGTACCGCTTTAGCAACCCGCCCCTGTCCATATTTTGCCACATACCGAATCACTTCACCACCACCGGTCGAGTGGCCAACGTGAATGGCATCTTTTAGATCGAGCACTCGTGCCAATTCGGCTACATCGGCGGCATACGTGTCCATATCATGTCCATCTGCCGTTTGCGACGATCGTCCATGACCCCGGCGGTCGTGAGCAATCACACGAAATCCCTTATTCAGGAAAAACATCATTTGGCCATCCCAGTCATCGCCTGTTAAAGGCCAGCCATGGTGAAAAACAATCGGTTGCCCCGTTCCCCAATCTTTGTAATAAATCTCGGTACCGTCTGCTACTGTGATC comes from Spirosoma aureum and encodes:
- a CDS encoding alpha/beta fold hydrolase, with protein sequence MSKITVADGTEIYYKDWGTGQPIVFHHGWPLTGDDWDGQMMFFLNKGFRVIAHDRRGHGRSSQTADGHDMDTYAADVAELARVLDLKDAIHVGHSTGGGEVIRYVAKYGQGRVAKAVLISAVTPLMVQTEANPDGIPMAIFDEIREGTATKRPQYFQDFTIPFYGYNREGATISQGIRDNWWRQGMMGGIKAHYDCIKAFSETDFTEDLKSVDVPVLVLHGEDDQIVPFPLTAVRAVKLLKDGKLISYPGFPHGMPATEAATINADLLAFINS